The DNA sequence CCATTGCCTTTGTTTCAGATGAAAGCTTTGCCGAGAAAGACCGTATTCTGCCCATCTGCATGAAAGGCCAGAACGGTTTCATTATCGATGCATTGAATCTTGAGGCATTCAGAAAATTAGTATTTGAACGGATCATGAGGGCCGATCCGATCGATACCACTAAGGTACAGTACCACAAAAGCTCACATTTCACCGATACCGAGTATAGATCGTCACGTTTTATGGGACTGGAGCAGAGCAACACTTCCATAATCATCAACGACAATTCGGTCATCAAGTTTTTCAGAAGAATTTATGCCGATAAGAACCCCGATTACGAGATGAGCCGCTTTCTATCTGAGGTCAAAGGTTTTCAAAACACACCAGCCTATCTGGGCAGTATAAATGTGGTCGATTCAGATGGCGCCAACATCACGATCGCACTGATGCAAAAATTGGTTGCTAACGAAGGCGATGCCTGGGCCTATTTCAAACAGCAGCTCAAAATGGTCTTCCACAATCTGGAATATAAACGCATAAACATTGCCAGACTGCCCCAAGTGGCAATGTTCGCCCGTTTGGGTATCAAAGATGTACCTCCTGAGATTATTGACTGGGCCGGCCTTCATGTGTTTTTGATGCTGCAACGGTTGGCGCAGCGAACCGCCGAGATGCATATAGCTTTGGGGTCAGAATTTGGCGATACGGCCTTTCATCCCAACCATTTCAACGGTGACTATGAAGTGTGGCTTAAAAACAGGTTGCTCTACCAATTTCAAAACCGCTTGAACGTTGTCGAGAACAATATTCATCGACTTGATGGACTTTCTTTAGAACTGGCAAAAGAGTTTTTAGAGAGAAAGAATGATATCAGAAAGCGTTTTGTAAATTTTGATTGGACGAAATTCAAGGGAGAACGTATTCGCATTCATGGAGATTATCACCTCGGCCAGGTATTGGTAAAAGATGATGACTTCTATCTTTTGGATTTTGAAGGAGAGCCCGAGAGCACGATTCGCGATCGTAAGGTGAAACAGCCCCCATTGAAAGATGTGGCCGGCATGTTCAGGTCGTTTCACTATGCCATCTATTCTACCATTTTCAATGATGGTGACGATTTTCCGTATTCCCAAGAAGACTTGTTCAAGGCAGGCGAAATTTTGTATCGCTATTTCATCGCAGTGTTCTATGATAGCTATTTGAACCTGATTCAAGAAAACAACCTGAACATCGGTTACTCACAAGAGCGAACCTTTATCTTAAAATACTGTATGCTCGAAAAAGCGGTCTATGAACTGGGCTATGAAATGAATTCACGACCATTGTGGGCGGTAATTCCACTTGAGGGCATAATGGGTATAATCAATGAAACCAACTAACAAAAACAATATATATGGCCAACGTAAAACCACATAGTCTTTTTACTGAATTCGATATTGATCTGTTCAAAGGGGGCAAACACTATCGACTATTCGAAAAACTGGGCTCGCACCTTATTGAGGTCGATGGTGAAAAGGGTACTTATTTTGCGGTATGGGCACCAACGGCCAAATCGGTCTCAGTGGTGGGAGATTTCAACTATTGGATCGAGGGTGACCATCAATTGTATGTACGATGGGATGAAAGCGGCATTTGGGAAGGATTTATACCCGGTGTGGGCAAGGGCTCGAAATACAAATACAAGATACATTCGCACAACAACGATATCAAGACAGAAAAGGCCGACCCTTTTGCACGCTATTGTGAACAACCGCCCAAAACGGCTTCCATCGTTTGGGATGATGATTACAAATGGAAGGATAAGGATTGGATGGGGTATCGAAAAGATAAAAATGGATTGGACAAACCCTTCTCGGTCTATGAAGTGCACTTGGGCTCATGGAAGCGCAAGGCTGACAATGAGTTTCTCTCCTATAAAGAATTGGCAAAAGAATTGGTCGATTATGTAAAGGAAATGGGCTTCACCCATGTTGAGTTCATGCCCGTTATGGAATACCCATTTGATCCTTCATGGGGTTATCAATTGACCGGATATTATGCGCCGACATCGCGGTTTGGAGAACCTGAGCATTTTAAGTTGCTGGTCGACAAACTGCACCAAAATGACATTGGGGTCATTCTAGACTGGGTGCCCTCACATTTTCCTGAAGATGCCCATGGGCTTGGTTTTTTTGATGGGTCGCATCTGTACGAGCATCCTGATAGAAGAAGGGGCTATCACCCTGATTGGAAGAGTCTGATTTTCAACTACGGAAGAAACGAGGTACGGGCCTTTTTGATCAGCAATGCCATTTTTTGGTTGGATCGATACCATGTTGACGGGCTGAGGGTCGATGCCGTGGCGTCTATGCTATATTTGGATTATTCGCGTGAAGATGGTGAATGGGAGCCCAATATGTACGGCAATAACGAAAACCTTGAGGCCATGTCATTTTTGAGGGAACTCAACGAGGAAGTGTACAAGCGCTTTGAGGGAATTCAAACCATAGCTGAAGAATCAACAGCTTTCTCAGGTGTTTCAAAACCCGTACATTATGGGGGACTCGGCTTTGGCATGAAATGGATGATGGGCTGGATGCATGATACGCTCGAGTACTTCAAAAAAGAACCAATTTACCGTAGGCACCACCAGAACGATATCACGTTTAGTCTGACCTATGCCTTTACCGAAAACTTCATGCTTCCTTTCTCGCATGATGAAGTGGTGTATGGCAAACAATCGTTGATATACCGCATGCCCGGCGATGAATGGCAGCGTTTCGCCAACCTCCGCCTATTGTTTGGCTATATGTTCACGCATCCTGGTGCCAACCTAATTTTTATGGGTGGTGAATTCGGTCAAACCTCTGAGTGGAATTTTCAGCAGAGCCTTGATTGGCATTTGACCCAATACGATTTCCATTCGGGTATTCAAGAGTTGATGAAAGATTTGAACGCCTTGTACAAAAAGTACCCGGCCCTGCATGAAAAACAGTTCAGCGCCGATGGGTTTCAGTGGATAGATTACGGTGATGGCGGGAATTCGGTCTTGACCTATATCAGAAAAGGCCATGACCCGAAGAACGATCTTATTATCGCTTGTAATTTCACTCCGGTGCCGCGCGAAGATTATAGGGTCGGCACTCCCAAATCAACTCAATTAAAACTTGTTTTCAATAGTGATGACAAAAAGTATGGAGGCAGTGGTATGGGCAAAAAGACGCTTAAGCCTTCTGATACGGCATGGCATGGTCACAAGAAATCTGTTCAAATGACCTTGCCACCTTTGGGGGTATTGGTGTATAAATGATTCTACTACAACGATATAGTGCACAATTTGTGAAAAATATCATTTTTAGTTCTCACGGTAATGTACTTCTTTTGTGGGTCTAATTAGCCAAAAATGATCACCACCACTGAAATTGAAAGGAAAGGCAATCAGTTTCCGAATGAGATTGTTGACTTCAAACAAGAGAACGAGAAGCTTTACTTCACGACCAAAAATGGGGTCATTTTAGAGATTACGGTACTTCGTGATAGCGCCATACGGTTCAGATATGCCACAGAGCACGTGTTCGAACCTGATTTCTCATATGCCATCAGTAATGATGTGAGCATAGGCTACAATGTTTTGGAGGTTGAGGATGAAAAACAGGAATATATCATCACCACTTCAAAAGTCAAGATATATATCGACAAAGGCAATTTAAAGACCCAGATCACCGATTTGGAAGGCTTGGTCATCGCTGAAGACGAGACAGGTTTTCATTGGGAAGAAAACTTTGACTACGGTGGCAACATCGTTAAGATGAGCAAAGTGACCCAATCTTCAGAAAGTTTTTATGGTCTTGGTGACAAGGCATCGCATACCAATCTCAAAGGAAAAAGGGTCAACAACTGGGTAACTGATTCATATGCCTATGGTAAAGATCAAGAACCTTTGTACAAAGCCATACCTTTCTACGTTGGCCTTCACAACGATGTGGCCTATGGTGTCTTTTTCGACAATTCATTCAGCACCTATTTTGATTTTGCCCATGAGCGCAGAAATGTGACCAGTTTTTGGGCAGATGGGGGTGAGATGAACTATTATTTCTTCTACGGCCCTGAAATATCAAAGGTTGTTGGGGCCTATACCGATTTGACCGGCGTGCCAGAACTGCCACCTTTATGGGCATTGGGTTTTCATCAGTCAAAATGGAGCTACTATCCAGAGAAAAAGGTCAAACAGATCACTTCTACCTTTAGAAAGCTAAAGATTCCTTGTGATGCGATTTATTTGGATATCGATTATATGGATGGGTTTCGTTGCTTCACTTGGGATAACCGCCGCTTTCCCAATCCAAAGAAATTGGTCGACGATCTCGAAGAAATAGGGTTCAAGACAGTAACGATGATCGATCCCGGCCTAAAGATCGACCGAGATTATTGGGTCTATCAAGAGGCGATGGAGAACGATTATTTCTGCAAACGGGCCGATGGCCCCCATTTCAAGGGCAAGGTCTGGCCCGGCGAGTGTAAATTCCCTGATTTTACAAAGCCCGAAGTTCGTGAATGGTGGGCAGGTCTATATAAAGAAATGATTGCTGACATTGGGGTGCACGGGGTCTGGAACGATATGAACGAACCTGCCATAATGGATGTGCCCACTAAAACAGCAAATCTAGATGTACGCCATGATTACGATGGGCATCGTTGTAGCCATCGAAAAGCACATAATGTATATGGCATGCAAATGGCCAGGGCGACATTCAAAGGGCTGAAGAAGTTTACTTTTCCGAAGCGCCCATTTGTACTCACACGTGCCGCATACTCGGGCACCCAGCGCTATTGTGCTACCTGGACAGGCGATAATGTCGCAACTTGGGAACACCTTTGGATCGCCAATGTGCAGGCCCAGCGTATGTGTATGAGCGGCTACTCATTTGTGGGCTCTGATATAGGTGGTTTTGCCGAACAACCGAACGGAGAACTTTTTGTTAGGTGGATCCAACTTGGGGTCTTTCACCCTTTTTGTCGTGTGCACTCTAGTGGTGATCATGGTGATCAAGAACCATGGTCGTTCGGTGATGAGATAACCGATATCGTCAGAAAGTTCATCGAATTGCGCTATGAGCTCTTGCCGTACCTCTATACCATGTTCTACAGGTATGTGAACGAAGGACTTCCGATGCTGAAATCGTTGGTGTTCTACGATCAAGAAGATACCCAGACCCATTTCAGGACAGATGAATTTCTATTTGGCGAACAATTACTGGTGTGCCCGATCCAAGAACCCAACGCCCAAGGTAGACGAATGTACATTCCCAAGGGAAAATGGTATAATTATTGGACTGAAGAGATAGTTGAAGGCGGGGTAGAGAAGTGGGTGGCCGCCGGAATAGATAAGATTCCGATGTTTATCAAAGAGGGCGCCATCATTCCGAAGTATCCTGTACAACAGTATGTTGGCGAGAAAGAATTGACGGAATTGAAGCTCGATGTGTACTATAAAGAGGGCGCAGAGAATTCAATCGTGTACGAAGACCAACAAGAAGGTTATGATTATAAAAAGGGTAGGTACAGCTTAAGAAAGTTTAGGCTCAAGGGCAAGCCGAAAGAACTGATCATTCAACAGTTCAAAGATGGCAGTTTTATAACGTCGTATGAGACGTTCAAATTACATTTTCACGGGCTTCCCTTTAAAATTAAGACAATCGAGCTCGACAACGAAAACGTAGATTTAAAATCGGTGAAGTTGAATGGGGGCAATAGTATTGAAATCAGTAAAAATTTTACAGAACTGCATCTTACAGGAGCTTGATTTTTTTGTACTTTTCCCATTATAAACACTGACATTATGAGAAGATTAATTTTGGCGTTGACACTGTTTTTGGCAGTTGTTGCATGTAAGACCAACCCGTTTACAGGCAAAAAAACATTGAATTTTTATCCGAACAGCCAAATTTTCCCCATGGCTTTTGCACAATATGACCAGTTTTTGACCGAGAACAATGTTGTAGAGGGCACTACTGAGGCAAAAATGATCACCAATGTAGGGCAGCGTATCGCAACAGCTGCTGAGCGATGGTTGGATGCCAATGGTTATCCAGGTTATTTGAAAGACTATAAATGGGAATATAACTTGGTAAAAGATGAGACCATCAATGCATGGTGCATGCCCGGTGGAAAGATTGTTTTTTATACGGGTATTTTGCCCATATGCCAAGATGAGACCGGTGTGGCCGTGGTCATGGGGCATGAGGTTGCACACGCCCTTGCCGACCATGGGGCACAACGAATGAGTGCGGGCATGTTACAGCAGCTTGGTGCCGTAGCGGGCAATGTGGCCATCAAAGACCCACAAAAGCGCAATACGTTCAATCAAGCCTATGGCATTGGATCGACCGTAGGTGTAATGCTACCCTTTAGCCGAAGCCATGAAACAGAGGCCGACCGTATCGGTATTCAGATTATGGCCATTGCAGGGTACAATCCTGATGAGGCGGCTGAACTATGGAAACGTATGAAAGCGAATGCAAGCCAGGCACCGCCAGAGTTTTTGAGTACACACCCATCAAGCGATACCAGAATCCAGAATTTGACCGCTTGGGCACCTTTGGCCAAGCAAGAAGCGGCCAAGTTTGGCGTAACAAGCTTCAAATGAGATAAAACACAGATCATTTGAATAAAAGTCGTCTATATCTGACGGCTTTTTATATTTTTAAGACATGGTGAAAGTGCTTGCGATGAAAGGCAACAAAAAATTGTTGAATGCTTGGGCATTCTACGATTGGGCCAACTCGGTTTACAGTTTGGTAATTGCCTCTGCCATATTTCCCATTTTTTATGGTGCCCTGTTCAGGATGGCCGAAATCGAAAAAGTATCGGTTTTTGGGGGCGAGATAGCCCGTGCACCCCTAATCAGCTATGTGACCTCAGCGGCCTTCGTGTTCATCGCCTTGGTCACACCCTTGATATCGGGCATTGCCGATTATTTGGGCAATAAAAAGATATTCTTGAAATTCTTTTGTTATCTGGGCGCAATCTCATGTATCGGACTGTATTGGTTTTCGTTGGAGAACATTTATTTTGGACTCATCTGCTATTTCTTCGGATTGGTGGGCTTCTGGGTCAGTTTTGCCATCAATAACTCTTATTTGCCCGATATTGCCTTTCCCGAACAACAAGACGGTATCAGTGCCAAAGGATTTTCAATGGGATATATCGGAAGTGTCATTCTGTTGTTGTTCAATTTGGCCATGGTCATGAGACCCGAGGTTTTTGGTATAAGTGATAGTGGGGGCGAAGCAGCCGAAATCAAGGCCATGAAATATTCATTTGTTTCGGTAGGTATCTGGTGGATGTTGTTCAGCCAGTACACATTTCATCACTTGCCCAAGGGGTATAAAAGAGAGGGTGAACGAAAAAATATTATCCTAAACGGTTTTTTGGAGTTACAGAGCGTCTGGAGGCAGTTGGGAGAGGAAACCCGGCTGAAACGCTATTTGGGGGCCTTTTTTGTATATAGTATGGCGGTTCAGACCATTATGCTGATCGCTACCTATTTTGGGGAAGAGGAAATCAACTGGGGAACAGACAGCGAACGCACTACAGGGTTGATCATCAGTATCTTGGTGATACAGCTAGTGGCCATTTTTGGGGCTACGGCAACGGCCAGGGCTTCAAAGGCCTTTGGAAACATCAAGACCTTGATCGTTATCAATATATTTTGGTTGTTACTGTGCATCTATGCCTACTTTTTACAAACCCCCATGGATTTTTACATCGCCGCTGGATTGGTGGGGATAGTGATGGGAGGTATTCAGGCCTTATCGCGTTCGACCTATTCGAAGTTTTTGCCAGCTACCACTGATACCACTTCCTTTTTTAGTTTTTACGATGTATCTGAAAAGATAGGCATCGTTATCGGTACCTTTCTATACGGCTTTGTGGCTCAATTCACGGGCAGTATGAGAAATGCGGCCATCTTTTTGGGTGTTTTCTTTTTGATAGGTGCTTTTTTGTTGACAAGGGTCAATAAAAAAAGCCCTGCTGAATAGTGCAGGGCTTCTTCCTTTTTTGATTGATGGTTGTTTTTCTTCTAGTAGCTGTTCACGTCACCTGAACCAGAGGTCTTACTGTCGACTTTTTTAGGGTTGCCTTTATAGCTTATGTCGCCCGAACCCGATACACGGGCTTTTAATGTCTGGTTGGCCGTGACCTTCACATCGGCAGAACCTGATACCTGAACAGTCACAAATTCGGCATTAAGGTCATAGGCCTTAACATCTCCCGAACCCGATACTTGAACATTAAGATCCCTGGCCTGTCCTTCAAGTACGATATCTCCTGAACCTGAAAGTTGGGCCGAAACCTCTTCAGCTTCAATAGCGAGTTCTATATCACCAGAACCAGAGATATTGGTACTGAAATTATCAGACTTCAATGTGGTTTTTCCTATGACGTCTCCTGATCCAGAAAGCGAAACCGCATTGATTTCCTCTACGGGTATGGTGATCAAGATTCCTTCTTTCCAAAGAGAAGGCCTTAAGTTCACGCCTTTTTCAGTTTTTACGACAAGTTTGCCGTCTTTGACTTCGGTCTTGATATATTCTAAAAGGTTCTCTTCACCTTTGAGGGTTAGATCACCTTCGTTGCCGTCGACCAGTTCAACATCGAACCAGCCGGCAACGGCCACCCGGTCATAATCCCCGACTGAGCGTTCAATGGTCACGACATTTCCGTTGCC is a window from the Muricauda sp. SCSIO 65647 genome containing:
- a CDS encoding head GIN domain-containing protein produces the protein MKRALTLSLLLFTFVATAQWGKRVKGNGNVVTIERSVGDYDRVAVAGWFDVELVDGNEGDLTLKGEENLLEYIKTEVKDGKLVVKTEKGVNLRPSLWKEGILITIPVEEINAVSLSGSGDVIGKTTLKSDNFSTNISGSGDIELAIEAEEVSAQLSGSGDIVLEGQARDLNVQVSGSGDVKAYDLNAEFVTVQVSGSADVKVTANQTLKARVSGSGDISYKGNPKKVDSKTSGSGDVNSY
- the glgB gene encoding 1,4-alpha-glucan branching protein GlgB, which gives rise to MANVKPHSLFTEFDIDLFKGGKHYRLFEKLGSHLIEVDGEKGTYFAVWAPTAKSVSVVGDFNYWIEGDHQLYVRWDESGIWEGFIPGVGKGSKYKYKIHSHNNDIKTEKADPFARYCEQPPKTASIVWDDDYKWKDKDWMGYRKDKNGLDKPFSVYEVHLGSWKRKADNEFLSYKELAKELVDYVKEMGFTHVEFMPVMEYPFDPSWGYQLTGYYAPTSRFGEPEHFKLLVDKLHQNDIGVILDWVPSHFPEDAHGLGFFDGSHLYEHPDRRRGYHPDWKSLIFNYGRNEVRAFLISNAIFWLDRYHVDGLRVDAVASMLYLDYSREDGEWEPNMYGNNENLEAMSFLRELNEEVYKRFEGIQTIAEESTAFSGVSKPVHYGGLGFGMKWMMGWMHDTLEYFKKEPIYRRHHQNDITFSLTYAFTENFMLPFSHDEVVYGKQSLIYRMPGDEWQRFANLRLLFGYMFTHPGANLIFMGGEFGQTSEWNFQQSLDWHLTQYDFHSGIQELMKDLNALYKKYPALHEKQFSADGFQWIDYGDGGNSVLTYIRKGHDPKNDLIIACNFTPVPREDYRVGTPKSTQLKLVFNSDDKKYGGSGMGKKTLKPSDTAWHGHKKSVQMTLPPLGVLVYK
- a CDS encoding M48 family metallopeptidase, coding for MRRLILALTLFLAVVACKTNPFTGKKTLNFYPNSQIFPMAFAQYDQFLTENNVVEGTTEAKMITNVGQRIATAAERWLDANGYPGYLKDYKWEYNLVKDETINAWCMPGGKIVFYTGILPICQDETGVAVVMGHEVAHALADHGAQRMSAGMLQQLGAVAGNVAIKDPQKRNTFNQAYGIGSTVGVMLPFSRSHETEADRIGIQIMAIAGYNPDEAAELWKRMKANASQAPPEFLSTHPSSDTRIQNLTAWAPLAKQEAAKFGVTSFK
- a CDS encoding MFS transporter; its protein translation is MVKVLAMKGNKKLLNAWAFYDWANSVYSLVIASAIFPIFYGALFRMAEIEKVSVFGGEIARAPLISYVTSAAFVFIALVTPLISGIADYLGNKKIFLKFFCYLGAISCIGLYWFSLENIYFGLICYFFGLVGFWVSFAINNSYLPDIAFPEQQDGISAKGFSMGYIGSVILLLFNLAMVMRPEVFGISDSGGEAAEIKAMKYSFVSVGIWWMLFSQYTFHHLPKGYKREGERKNIILNGFLELQSVWRQLGEETRLKRYLGAFFVYSMAVQTIMLIATYFGEEEINWGTDSERTTGLIISILVIQLVAIFGATATARASKAFGNIKTLIVINIFWLLLCIYAYFLQTPMDFYIAAGLVGIVMGGIQALSRSTYSKFLPATTDTTSFFSFYDVSEKIGIVIGTFLYGFVAQFTGSMRNAAIFLGVFFLIGAFLLTRVNKKSPAE
- a CDS encoding glycoside hydrolase family 31 protein, yielding MITTTEIERKGNQFPNEIVDFKQENEKLYFTTKNGVILEITVLRDSAIRFRYATEHVFEPDFSYAISNDVSIGYNVLEVEDEKQEYIITTSKVKIYIDKGNLKTQITDLEGLVIAEDETGFHWEENFDYGGNIVKMSKVTQSSESFYGLGDKASHTNLKGKRVNNWVTDSYAYGKDQEPLYKAIPFYVGLHNDVAYGVFFDNSFSTYFDFAHERRNVTSFWADGGEMNYYFFYGPEISKVVGAYTDLTGVPELPPLWALGFHQSKWSYYPEKKVKQITSTFRKLKIPCDAIYLDIDYMDGFRCFTWDNRRFPNPKKLVDDLEEIGFKTVTMIDPGLKIDRDYWVYQEAMENDYFCKRADGPHFKGKVWPGECKFPDFTKPEVREWWAGLYKEMIADIGVHGVWNDMNEPAIMDVPTKTANLDVRHDYDGHRCSHRKAHNVYGMQMARATFKGLKKFTFPKRPFVLTRAAYSGTQRYCATWTGDNVATWEHLWIANVQAQRMCMSGYSFVGSDIGGFAEQPNGELFVRWIQLGVFHPFCRVHSSGDHGDQEPWSFGDEITDIVRKFIELRYELLPYLYTMFYRYVNEGLPMLKSLVFYDQEDTQTHFRTDEFLFGEQLLVCPIQEPNAQGRRMYIPKGKWYNYWTEEIVEGGVEKWVAAGIDKIPMFIKEGAIIPKYPVQQYVGEKELTELKLDVYYKEGAENSIVYEDQQEGYDYKKGRYSLRKFRLKGKPKELIIQQFKDGSFITSYETFKLHFHGLPFKIKTIELDNENVDLKSVKLNGGNSIEISKNFTELHLTGA
- a CDS encoding trehalose synthase — translated: MAKKEKDTLLQPPYEFDVVWEELIENDGFIKVFLSDVLEKYVVQQRWYGGKSSKLKYIELQEYFKIQQNEEVYYGLLLQVNFEEAFYQHYFLPIAFVSDESFAEKDRILPICMKGQNGFIIDALNLEAFRKLVFERIMRADPIDTTKVQYHKSSHFTDTEYRSSRFMGLEQSNTSIIINDNSVIKFFRRIYADKNPDYEMSRFLSEVKGFQNTPAYLGSINVVDSDGANITIALMQKLVANEGDAWAYFKQQLKMVFHNLEYKRINIARLPQVAMFARLGIKDVPPEIIDWAGLHVFLMLQRLAQRTAEMHIALGSEFGDTAFHPNHFNGDYEVWLKNRLLYQFQNRLNVVENNIHRLDGLSLELAKEFLERKNDIRKRFVNFDWTKFKGERIRIHGDYHLGQVLVKDDDFYLLDFEGEPESTIRDRKVKQPPLKDVAGMFRSFHYAIYSTIFNDGDDFPYSQEDLFKAGEILYRYFIAVFYDSYLNLIQENNLNIGYSQERTFILKYCMLEKAVYELGYEMNSRPLWAVIPLEGIMGIINETN